The segment tctatctatctatctatctatctatctatctatctatctatctatctatctatctatctatctatctatctatcgtctacttatctatctatctatctatctatctatctatctatctatctatctatctatctatctatcgtctacttatctatctatctatctatctatctatctatctatctatctatctatctatctatctatctatctatctatctatctatctatctatctatctatctatctatcgtctaattatctatctatctatctatctatctatctatctatctatctatctatctatctatctatctatctatctatctatctatctatctatctatctatctatctatctatctctatctatcgtcTAATTATCTATCTCTACCTCATACCTATCATTTGTCTATCTCTGATCTATTTATCTTTCTACTTCATATCTAGCTAATTATCTAATCTAGCTGTATACTTCATTTCTACCAACAGTATCTATCTACTTTATATCAATCTATCTACGTATCtaatgctctgttcacatctgcatcgggtggTCCATCCAAGCATTACTACTTTTCCCGTCAAACCACTGAACACCACAACAAAACCCAACGGACCCCATTATAAAGTAGATAGTGGTTTATTGGGCGACGCTGAGACCCGTCATACGACACATCCGTCACTGCATTATGGTTTTCACTAAGATGCTGGTGTATAGAGCCTTTTCAGTCTTGCTCTGTACATTCGCCTGGTttaccaccagagggagctatagCCTAATAGACAAAAACTATTATTCAGTTGTAATCATGTGCTGTTTCTTCCCCAAGTATTGGATGTTcagtacagagtttttttttgtatgttataCATGTACAGTTTGTTATACATTACCATTATACATTCGCAAGGTCGTCGCCGTAACACAACCTCCTTTCCCTAGGAAGCTCCACAATAGGGGCGGCCAGTTTTGATCTTCTAATAGTGTGCCCCTCATGACCCCCTTAAAATCcacattgttttttacatttgtccTTGATTTTGTTTCCATAGGTCTCCTGAAACAAATAGACGCCGGTGGGGATAAATTTCTGTCTGGAGCTAATGGATTGGATTGGATTTATTGCCTGAAACAGGATCTAACACTTTCTGGATCTGCAGTTTTGCTCTTTACCCACATAGAAGGGTCCCTGAAATATTACAGCTGTGGTGCCTTTGGCTGTTGGGGTGCAAACAGCAACAATAACATATTTTACCGCTATGATGTAAAGCCCATGGCCTGCCATGGAAGTCGGTGGCAGCATGTAGAAGGCAGTTTGGTCATGGTGGAGGTTGGCACAGATGGTTCTGTGTATGGCATGGACTCCCAGGGAAAAGTGTATAAAAGGTAAACGCTTTGGAGACATTGCGTGTCACTTTAACTACCATACATAGACCATATATAAACTGGGACATGGTGGCTTAGTGATTGGCACCTTAAATTCTTGAGCTTGATACCCAACCTGTACAACTACATGCAATTAATATGTACCTGCTGTCAGGGGTATACACAGAAATGAGTGGGTGCCATAGCAAAACTGAGAATGGTTCCCATTCCCAACTCGAGCTCAGCCAAATGTCCACCATCCCTTTTATGGGTCCAAAATGTGCTAATTAttatcataatatatctttataggggggctCTGATTCCCTGTCTTGATAAATGAAATAATTTTcgctgcatgcagccaccactagggggagctaactgcacATATGTTGATACAGTAAGTTAGTATGGGAGCAATAAAATTTTGTGTGTGTGACGtgttctccccctagtggtagctgcaggtagCTGCTATGACAGTGTCTCGCAATCAGGGGAAGTCAGTGCTGAGCACAACATTGATTATGGTGTGATAACTGTGGTATAATTTTATATGTCACCATTGTAAATCTAAGTATCGTGTCCTCTCTATTTCAGGGAAGGCATCTCGGCTAAGAATCCCATTGGAACCTCTTGGACCCAGTTGGATTTCTGTGGCAGTTTCCGACATGTAACTTATGATGATGGAAACCTGTGGCTTCTCACCCAGAATGGGGACATCTATAAATGCAAAGTCAATGGCTCCGTTGTCCCAACCATGTGATTAGATCCCATAAACACGTGAGAACCCAGTACACTTTGATAATTTTATTGTATCTGaacagcaaaaaacaaacaatttaaaaaaaatatatataaaaaatatacaaaaaacttaattaaaaaaaacagtagatttttccATAGTATCTTTCATCTGAAATAAATTctggttttaagccacatattttCTGTCTTTTTCTCAATGGATCCTTCAAGGTAGtctagagagggggggggggggggaatgtttcTGGCGTTCAAAGTACTTTTGGTCCAGCCAGAGGCAAGTGATCTACCATTGACTGGCAAACTGGGTCTGCCCCCCAGGAGCAAAAAATGGCAGATACAATGCAGCGCCAAATTGCTGGACAAGGCATTATGCGCCACACAGGGGACAGATGCCCCCGTTACAGCCGCAGATGCTCCACTGACAGACTGCACCAGCCAAGAGATGCCCTTGTAAAAACATATGCCAGCGAAATATGACCTTGTTACAGCCTGCACCCGCCAACGAAAACCTTGTTACTACCCGTGCCAGCCGAAGGTGCACCCTTTAAGCCTATGCCACCCACAGATGCCATCCTACACTAGCCAAAAATTCCCTCATTATGGCCTGTGTTAAACAAAGTTGCCCCGTTATAGCATGCATCAGCCACATATGTCACCCTAACAACCTGCACCAGCCAAAGATGCCCTCATTACAGCCTGTGCCCTCTAAAGTTGCCCCCTTATAGCCTGCACCAGCCATGGATATCACCCTAACAGCCTGCACCAGGGAAAGATGCCCTCATTAAAGCCTGTGCCCTTCAAAGATGCCACTTTATAGCCTGTGCCAGACCTTTACTGTCCACTTCTGTCCATACCTCTTTcagcaactgggcgttgtgatgtCAATACGCAAGACAATACCCCCCCCCTACATAGGTCTGACAACTAATAACATATTACGGTACCTTCATTTTAAGGGGTCATTGCACTCTACCGGCAGATCACGATTGACTATTTGGCCACCTTGATTTATTGACTATTGAACTACAGGCCTCTTATGTCTGGAGTATAACCTGTCCATGTGTATAGGAAAGACCTGGAGGAATGGCAGGCTGTAATATGACAGCCATTACTGCTGATACATGGGCTGCACCGAgctttttcagattttttaaTGCAACAATAACTAAAGTGAGTTCTAGTAGGTCATTTTTTAAATATTGATATCATATTTCTGCACCATGGCTGCATACCGAAAATAAAGCCGGAGCACAGAAGTAGAAGTCCAGATTCCATGCGGCAATGAATACTTGGCAAGCAATGAAATATAAACATTTCAGTGCTCTGTCATATTGTGGAGAGTACCCCATAAAAGAGCAGGCTACAGCGCCCCCATAAGAGTGATAGCCAGTGTCCATATAAGTGCCAACTACAAGCAACCCATAATTCCCAGACACAGTGACCTTATCTTGGCACCAGTTACATTTACCCCGAAATAatgatagtgacagccacagtgcacccataaatgTCAGCTACAATGCCTCACTAAGTATCAGACACAGCTTTCCTATAAGTCAGGGCCGGCGTCCTCACCCGGCAAATCCGGGCAAGTACCGGGGTCCACTCGGCCTCCGGGTACTTtacgctgccgtcatggctcctccagaaacgaatcctcggccagagcgttgccgacactcatgCCAGGGATTCCCTTCCTAaggggagcccctgtctaggagaagAATCCCCCCCCAGAGTGCTGCTGGCGTTTTGTCCCTGGATTCcgttcctggagaagcccctgacgtcactatccatatatagacagtgaagtcgggggctcctccaggagagaaatccccggccagaacgtcGGCAACTCTCCGGCTAGGGATTTcactccaagagggagccccaatggcgctacccACAGCGAGGGGggttgtagcactatgtacaagggagggtgtgtggggcactatctacagagggcactgtggcattatctacagggggtgtggcactatctgcagacggcactgtggcattatctaaagacctcactgtatatatggggcataACTTCTATATGTATAGGGGGACTAatgtttatatgggggcacaaactgggggcctagcttctatatggggcataaaGAGAGCCTtagttttatatgggggcacaaactgctgttttctgccattttactgccgcagtGAGTTCCCCCGCCAAggtgcccactaagtctgtgtcgatcAAAGGCCCATAAAAACCTGGAGCTGGCTCTGCTATAAGTtactgccacaatgcccccacaagtgtcaaccacagtgcctccatgAGTGAAAGTCGGTGTTCCCATAGAGAAGACTTCTAAGCTGACGCCTTGGACTGTCATGAGTGATAATTGGCTCAAACTATTGCTCACAACTTTATGACTGGCTGAGGTGTAGTAGGCAGCAAAGCTGTACCACCAGACGCAGGAGCCGGACCCAcaaagcattagggtatgttcacacgccaatGCCAATTACGCCTGaacttacggagctgtttttagccgaaaacagctcctgaatttcagacgtaattgctcgtactcgcgtttttcgcggcgtccattacggacgtaattggagctgtttttcaatggagtcattgaaaaacggctccaattacgtctcaagaagtgacatgcacttctttgacgcatgcgtctttttacgccccgtcttttgacagtgacgcgtaaaaaaaaagccagtctgcacagaacatcgtaagacccattgaatttaatgggcagatgtttgcagccgGTTTAgagccatattttcggacgtaattcgaggtgtaaaacgccaaaattacgtacgtaaatagggcgtgtgaacatactcttaaacTGCTTCATAGCGTTTGCCTGTAGCCACCAATAGGG is part of the Rhinoderma darwinii isolate aRhiDar2 chromosome 10, aRhiDar2.hap1, whole genome shotgun sequence genome and harbors:
- the LOC142662638 gene encoding fish-egg lectin-like — encoded protein: MIQILGLFLLCTGAAAVFSELQCTVIPGKLKQVDAGAGQVYGVNDEDNIYQWVDNDWKQIPGKMIHVTVGPAGVWGVNRANVIHKLQDNNWMAVSGLLKQIDAGGDKFLSGANGLDWIYCLKQDLTLSGSAVLLFTHIEGSLKYYSCGAFGCWGANSNNNIFYRYDVKPMACHGSRWQHVEGSLVMVEVGTDGSVYGMDSQGKVYKREGISAKNPIGTSWTQLDFCGSFRHVTYDDGNLWLLTQNGDIYKCKVNGSVVPTM